The Sulfurimonas sp. genome includes the window TATTATTGCTTCAAAGCTTAAAAGTTTAACTTCTATACATTCAAACCTTATAACTATTAAAAGCTCTAACATGATACTTATTAGTGATTATCCAAAGAATATAAATGTAATCAAGAAGATAATAAAAAAGATAGATATTAAACTAAATAATGATGTGTTTATGTATGAGATTAAAAATGTACAAGCTAAAGCACTTCTAACATATCTAAATGAAAGCTCTAAACTTCTTTTCAATGATTCTTTAAAGTCTGACAAGGTTAAAATCTTATTACATGAAGATTTAAATTCTATTATAGTTATTGGTAAAAAATCAAATGTTTTAGTTATTGAAAAGTTGATAAAAAAGTTTGATATTGAATCTTCAAATAATCAAACACTAAAAATATTTAATCTAAAAAATGCTAAAGCTGATGAAGTATTTAAAGCTCTTAATGACATCATAAAAAATCAAAAGTTTAGTGATGAATCTTTAAAGCCTAATGTTTCTAAAAGTGATGATATTAATTCTATTATAGTTGTTGGTGTTCCTCACATCATAAAAGCTCTTGAACCTCTCATAAAAGAGTTAGATAAGGAAAAGTATCAAGTATATGTAGAAGCTCGTATAATAGATATAAATAAGAAAAATTCAGAAGATTTAGGCATTAAATATAATTTTGATGGTGCTAGGCTTTTATCTAGTGGTGGTTTACTCTCTTTTAGTTCTAATTTCAGTGGTATAGCTCCTATACAAGGCTTGATAGGTAAAAACTTATCATCTTCGCTCGTTGGTGATGGTTTGGCTCTTGGTGCATCTATTGACTTTCTTCAAACAAACGGTGCAAGTAAATCAATCTCTAATCCTTCTATTCTTTGCGTTAATAATAAAGAATCATCAATATATGTAGGTAAAGCTATCTCTTTACAAAGTGGGTCTGTCTCTGCTTCTGATAGTGGTGTTACTAACTCTTATGTTAGAACTGATATAGGTTTGACTTTAAAAATAATTCCTCGTGTTTCATCATCAGATAAAGTTACTTTAGAAGTATCAATCATTTTAGAAAACATAATCGATGATGGTAGTAATAATGAAACGGGTCAACCAGTAACTTCTAAACAAGAAATTAACACTCAAACAATACTTAGGCATGGCGAAAATATAATTATAGGTGGTTTAGTTAAGAGCTACACTTTAGATTCTAAGTCACAAATCCCATTACTTGGAGATATTCCTTTTCTTGGGGCATTGTTTAGAAGTACATCAACAACAAAAGAGCAAGATAATTTAGTTGTTATTCTAACTCCGTATATCATTGATAATAGTGAAAAACTATCACAACTTCAAAAAGATTTAGGAACATTATCAAAGTTACAAGAAAAATACAATCAAGAAGCATTTAATAATTTTGAGGAAGAAGGTTTAAAAGATGATTGATTATTTTTTTGGTAAACCTAGAACGGGTAAAACTTACAGAGCTGTTGATATTCTCTACAATGATTATGTTAAAGATGAAAATGCTTCTCCAAAATTTACTAATATTATTACAAATATTGGTGGTTTTAAATTTAAAGAAATAAACCAACTCTTTAGGGATAGAGGTTCTAAATCAGTAGCTTATAAATTAGTTTGGAGAGATTTATATACACATTTATCAAAATTGTACGAAATGGCTCTTGATGATAAAAGTGATGAAGAATTAAATAGATACGCATATAGTCACAAGATAAATGACGCTTTAATAATTCTTGATGAAGCTTCTTTGTTTATGAAAAGATATGATGATGTTGTTTCATGGTGGTTGGCTTATCACGGACATTTTAAAATGAGAATTATAATAATAGCTCAAAGTCCTAAACAAATAAATGCTGAGTACCTTGTACATGCTGAAATATATTATGAAGCTCAACCTCAAAGTAAACAGTTAGCAAGTAATAAGCTTAGGTATATACACTATAGTGAGCCTTATTTTGTAAAAGATAATAAATTTTCTTCTAATACTATTACTTCTAATCAAAAAATATTTGATTTATATAAAAGTGGAGAAGTTGATAAACCTAAAAAAATGTTAATTAGATTTATTATATATATTTTAATAGCTCTTTTTATATCCGCTGCTTTTTTCAAATTTCTTCTTTATAGACTTTCTCCAGATACTCCTGATACAGAAGAAAACCAATCCAATAGCGTTACATCAACTTATGAAGATGTTGATTATCCACCTCCAAAATCTGATGATTATTTATTGTCTGTTCGTTGCAATAAGCGTTATTGTTGGAATACTGACCCTAAATATGACAGTAAAGAAATATCTTTAAGTTATTTTAAATTTATAGTTATTAAACACTCTTTAGAACTAGAATATAGTGAGATTATAAATGAGGTTTACATACTTACTCCAATAGAGAAAACTTTGAGTAAATCAACTTTATCAAAGTTAACTGATTATTATTATTTCATACCCAAAGAGCTTAAAACTAAAGAGTTAAAACAATTTTTTATAAGTAAAGAAGTAATGACAAATAAAAGAAAAGATTTTAGTATTAATCCATTTAATATAAACACGAACGAAGAGAACGCAAGGACGAGCGCCTTAGCGAGGACGACCAAAAGCGAGTGAGATGGGAGGAGTTTAGCGACTCCCCTTGGCTATCTATAAAAAGTTATCGTACAAAAATTAAAGGAGTGACAAAAATGAAAAATTATGGATTAAGTTCTTACCAAAGATATAAAGCTTTAAAAAAACTAGAGTTCAACAGAGACTATATGCTTAGTAACGGGATACAGCTAGATAATAAGATAATTCCTTTTGCTGATTTTGTATGTAACAGTTATACAAATTCTGATAGGTACATAGCTGAGTTACAGCATAGAGCTTGGTCGACTTACGACTATGCAAAAGAAAAAAACTTAAAAAATATATTTTTTTCTCTTACTCTTCCTTCTAAATGGCATCCAATGAAAACTATTAATTTCGGTAAAAAGAATGAAAAATTAGTATTTAATAAAAAATTTGGTGGTCGAAGAATTATTAAAGTTCACACTAAACAGAAAAATAAATATCATTTCTTAAATGCTCATGTAAAGCAAAACATTCCTTTCATTGAGCCTATATTAGATTATACAAATACAGTTGATAAATATTCTCCTCATAATGCTTCTAAAGAGTTGTCTAGGTTATTATCTGCAGGTTTATTTAATGAAAGAAGTTATAGAAAAATAGATAAAGAGCATAGATGTTATTTTAGAGTAACAGAACCTCACAAAGATGGTACACCTCATTTACATATAAGTTTATATGTTCCAGAAAATAAGGTTAATTCAATAGTAAAATCACTTAAGAGATGTTATCTTGCTCCTATGGGAGATATAGAAACAAATGTAAATAATCCTGTTTCTTACCTTATGAAATATGTTTTAAAAACTCTTGATGATTTGAGAGATAATCCCGAAAAAATAACAAATCTTACTTTGTGGTATCTGCATCATGGGATTAGTCGTTTTTATACTTCTCGTACTTTTATATCTTTGGAAGTGTATAGAAAACTTAATGGCATGTACACTTTAATAGACTTAACTAAAAAATACAAATCAAATGATATATGCATTTATGTTTATTCAGATACTAAAAAAATAGCACTCATAGAAAACGAATACGGCACTATCTATATTCCTAAACCTGTAAATTGGTATGATAAGTTAGTGGACACCGACCATACTTACTTAGAGGCTGAATTTGAACCTATTTATAAAGAGCAAAATAAATCAGTTAAACCAATACAGATAAAGATAGATGATGAAGATTACATAATCCATCAACACTCTTTAAAAGAACACAATCAACAAAACGAAAAACTCATTAAAAATAATAAAATTCCCTTATCTCTTGATGATATTCTTATAAAACCAAAGATTCAACCATATCAAATGAAAAATTATCAACTTTCACACTATTTTGAAAATATAAATATGGACAGTGTAAATCCTGCTCATTTCGCTGTTACATATAACTTAATGATAGAACGAGGCTTGATAGCGGGTGAGTTGCTGAAACCATCTAGTATGTATGAAGCTTTTGAGGTATTTTAAAATGAGAATAAGCAAATGCCCTATATGTCATAACGAATTTAAAGATTATAGTCTTTATAAACCTACGACTTATTGTTCTGTTAATTGTTGTAACTATAATAAGCAAAAAAACGCTTTAGAAAAATCTATAATTGTTCTTAAGCCTACGAAGGAAGCTAAAAAGATAATTAAGGGTATACTACCCCAAGAAAATCAAACAACTATTTCTAAAGTTTAATTCTTAAAAGAGTAAAATTAAACAATAAAAATAGAAGGTAATCTTATGAGTCGAAAAAGAACAACATATACAGCAGAATTCAAGACAAAGTTAGTTTTAGAAGTTTTAAAAGAAGATAAGACACTAAATGAAATAGCAAGTGTAAATAATATCACACCAAAAAACTTACAAAATTGGAAGAAGATATTTTTGGAAAATGCAGAAGTTGCGATGGAACCTGCAAAAGTAATTAAAGAGTACAAAGAAGAGAATGTAAGATTACAAGCTAAACTTGATGAATATGCAAAGGTTGTAGGTCAACTAACAGTAGAGAAGGACTGGGCGGTGGGAAAGTTAAGCAGCTTGGACTCTAGCTATAAAAAGGAGTTGATTGATAGAGATGAAAATAAGGCATTATCAGTTGTAAAACAATGTAATCTTATTAACTATAACAGAAGTAATTTGTTCTATGCACCAATGGTAAATCTTGCTAAAAATGTAATTAAAAAACATATAGAAAAAGTATTTGAAGAGATACCAAGCTATGGCTATATGAAAGTGTATCATCAACTACTAGAGGATGGTTTTCGTGTCAGTCCCAACACAGTGCTGGCATACCGTAGAGAGTTAGGTTTACAGGCTGTTTTAGCTGTAAGACCACCAAATACAAGCTGGGCGGACAAGCAACATCATAAATACTCTTACAAAATAAGAGGATTAGATATCGTAAGAGCAAACCAAGTATGGTCAACAGATATAACCTATATTAAAATTAAAGGTGGTATGGTCTATATGGCTGCCATAATTGATTGGTATTCTAAAGCAATATTATCTTGGCGAATATCCAACACAATGGATACAGATTTAGTCATAGGTGTACTAGATGAAGCACTCGCACTCTATGGTAAGCCTGAGATATTTAATACTGATCAAGGGTCACAATATACAAGCTGTATCCACACTCAAACATTAAAAGATAATGACATAATTATCTCTATGGATGGCAAAGGTAGAGCAACAGATAATATTTGTATTGAGAGGTTCTGGAGAAGTGCTAAAGTTGAAAAAATATACCTCAATGAATATGAGAGAGTATCAGTTCTCAAAAGTGATGTTAAGGATTATATAGAATTTTATAATCACAGAAGATTTCATGAGACATTGAAATATAAAAAACCTATGAATGTTTATTATGATAGTTTAAAAATCAATGATGAGAATTACACTAAATCTAGTGAAAATGTAGCATAGGGTAACAGGTATTTAGGGAATTAGATTTTTGAAAAAGTTGTCTTGACATATTGGGGTAGTATAGGGTGACATGTTCAGATTGTCTAATTTAGTAAGTATTGGTACTGTTACTAAAAATGATTAAATTTAGCCACTACTCAAAACTATATTTAGAGTTTAAAAAGCATGAACTAAAATTTTCTACTTTAGACAAATATACAAATATAATTAAGGATAGATTAAATCCTACTTTTGGAGATTCAGACATAGCAAATATAAAACCTAGTAACATAAAAAAATGGTTATATGACATAGATGATGTAGGCGGTAAATCTAAAAGAACATATCTGAGTATCTTAAGCGGTATCATGCAAGAAGCTCTTTATGATGAAGTTATAAATCGTAATCCCGTAAGACTTGTTAGACTTCCAAAATTTGACACTCCAAAAATAAAACCTTTTACAGCTGATGAAGTAAATAAAATTATGTCTTTAGCAAAAAATGATAACTATCGTCATTATCTTGCAATAGCATTTTATACGGGTATGCGTTCGGGCGAAATAATGGCACTTAAGAAAAGTGATATAAATTTCAAAAAGCAAATTATTACAGTTCAACGAACACGCTCACGCTATGGAGAATCTACTCCTAAAACAAAATACAGCATTAGAGATGTTCCTATTATAAAATTATTAGAACCATATATTACAGAACTATACAAAAAACATGATGAAGAATATTTATTTATCACTCAGTACAAAAAACCTTATAAAGATAATCATGTCTTTGCTGAAAACTTTTGGAAGAAGGCATTAAAAGAGTTAGACTTAGAATATAGAAGACCATATAACGCTAGGCATACTTACGCTACAAATATGCTTTATAATAATTTAGTAACTCCAGTTCAATTAGCTCAATTGCTAGGTCATGCAAATTCTCAAATGGTTTTTGATGTATATGTTAATTATATAGATTCGTTTAATGAAAACTTTGATAGGTCAATAAATATTTATATTTGAGGGGTACGACAAGAAAAAAAGTGATTTTCAAAAAGGTGCTTCAAACCCCTACATTTAGGGCTTTATGGTGGACAAGGAGAGATTCGAAAAAACCTTACCCCTAAATTCAACTTTAAGAGGCTTCAAAACTCTCTCTTTTCTTTTATAATATAGTAGTCAGAGGGGTAACTAATCCCTCCGTTTGTTTAGTAAAGAGAGGGTGTAAACACCATCAAAACCAAAAAGACTACTATTAGCTTACTGTTCAAAATAAGCTCCTCTTTTGGAATCCTAATCCCACACCTAACACCACTTGCTAAAAAATAAGCAAAAAAAAAGGCTAAGACCTAAGCCTTAACCTTAATCTTCCAAAAAGAAATATGTTAGTTAATCATATTCTTATAAGGAGTTATTTTGAACATCAGAGGAATTATATCATATTTTTATTTATCTACAAAATCATTATTCTATTTTATATTTTAATTCACTTAAATATTTTTTCCAAATATCTTTTCTTTTTTCCCAATCAAATGCTTTTTTTGATTGATATCCTATTTTTTTAGAATCTTCTTCACTTAGTTCTATCTCAATATCTTCAATATTTTTTTCTTCTATAAAATCATTGATTTTTATAAAGCCTCTTCCTGCTTCACCACTTAAGCCATCATTTGTTCCCCATTCGTGAATAAGAGCTGTATATTTTCCAATAGTACACTTATTTTTAAATAATACTATTAATGAATAATTATCATGTCCATCGTTTACTTTTGCCATAGCTATAAACTCATTAGGATTTTTAACTATCTCGTTTAAAAGATTATTTACCCAACTTGTAATACCTTCTTCTCCATATTCTATAATTTCTATCATTTTTTTACCTTTTTAGTTTATTTTAAGCTATTATTACCTATAATATACAAGAAATAGGAAGTAATTACTTTTAAAGGAAGTGACACATGCACTCAACAAATACACACATAGCAAGTAATCAGAATTTATCTGGTAAATCTAAAGTTTTTGTACTTATAGCATTTAAAGGAACTCACAAGAAGTTTATAAAACAGTTTCATAAGCTGTTAAATGATAAAAAGTACAATAAAATAGATATAAATGACCGTCTTTTTTATAGAGCGACAAGAATATCTGATACAAATATCGTAGAATCAAATATTATTTTCTTTAATGAACCTGATAAAGTTAAAACTATTCATAATTTACTTGAAACTTATTTCAAAGATAATTATACTCTATTATAATTTAACATTTTACTAAGGAGTGACAAAATGCAAAATAATCAACTAACACATAGTTATTTAAAAGAACCTATTAGAAATTATTTAATAATTTATAGTATTAATATTCAAGTTGCTAAAGATTCAGTAAATTTTTCTTTAAGATTATTATCTGATATGAATAAAGATAGTTTTAATTATTTATATTTTTATAATTCTTTAGAACTACGCAAAGAAAAATTAAAGAAAATTTTAAATGAAAGAAAGGAAGCATTTTTTGTTCAAAAAGAAAGTTATGGTTGTTTTTTACCATTTATAGAATGGTATCATTTTGTAAGAACTGGCTATATAATGAGTTATAAAGATTTAATAGATATATATCCTAAACAGTTTAAATTTCATCGTAAGCATTTAGATTATGCATAAGTCTAAACGCATTATAGTTAGATAATATGTCTAATACTTCTGGGTTTTTTAATATGCTACTTTTATAATAAACATAATAATAGTTTCTTCCCTCTTTTTCATCAGGGTCAATCTGGTTACCATATTTTTTTCCTTTATCTTCAATTATATAATCAGTGATATTATATTCTTTTTCCCTTCTTACAAAACCAATGTATATAAATATATCATTTAATTCTTTTGCACTTATATTAATTCTATTTGCTAATTGAGTTACACTATAATAAATCTCATTTTCTTTATGTTTCATATTAATGCCCCATCTCTGCAAGTTCTGCCATCATCAGGTGATAGAACTTTTTAGTTTTGTTTTCAGAAAGTTTATCAATAGCTTTTATCATTTCACTTTTTAAATAGTTTGGATTATTTAAATCTGGATACTCTTTTTTATTTTCAAAATGTTTAATAATTATTTCAAAAACTTCTGGTCTTCCATTTTCCCAATTTCTGAATGTTTTATAATCCATTTTTAATAAATTTGCCATTTCTGTTTTATTCATCGGTAACTATTTCCTTCAGTTAGTATATTTATATTATAATTGCCTATATTTAAACTTATTTTAAGCTATTATTGCCTATAATATATATAAGAAATAGGAAGTTATTACCTTTTTAGATAATTACTTCCATTATAGGAGTGACAAAATGCAAGTAAATTTTCAAAACATTCAAAGACCGACTCTGTTCCAAGAGTTCTTCGACAAATTGATTACATACTCTAATGAAGTAATAGAGTATATACATACATCTACTATAAATCTAGTCACTCCTACTTATCGCAAAACTGCAATAACTCTTATGAATATTATCAAAAACAACATTAAACATTCATATATACAAGTTAAAGCGGTTTTAGTAAATTTGTTTAAGAGGGTTATAAAATGAAAAACAAAAATCTATCAAATCTATAATTTAACCGCAGTCACATAATGGCATGTCAAGTTTGATATAAGTCGGGTCTGTACAGTTGGAGCATTAAGCTAGAACTCCATTAAAGTAACAAAGCTAGTCTTTCCTCTCTTCCTCTCTCGGTCACTTCTGAGATGGTTTAGAGTGATATTTAGTTGAGTATGTAGAGCATAAAAACTGAGAGCTATAAAGTGGGTTATTTTTCCCATAAATAAGAAAACTCTTTTTTTATGTTCTACACACTTAATTATTAATAGTGATTAAGTAAATTTAAAATTTCACTAAAGGAGTGACATAATGACTACACATTTAATAGGACAACTACTAGAAGTTAAACCTTCAGAGTACACAAACAAGAAGACTGATAAAGTTTCATATAGTACAGATTTAACAGTTATGTTTGACGGTATAGATGAAGAAGGTTTTCGCAAAGTGTCGGTAGAAACTGTAAATACAGATGAAGAATACTATGAAGAACTAAAAGGTTCTATCGGTAAATTTATTGCTTTAGCTTATCATTCAAGTATCGACCAATGGGGGCAAAAGTTTTATGCTGACCGTTCAATGGCTGTTCTAACTTTAGATAAAAATCCTCTTGATTACTCAAAATTTAAGAGAACTAAACAAGAATATAAGAAGTAAAAAATGTACATCAGTAGTCTAAGAAATATTAATTTTTCTATTTTAATTCATCAAACAGATTTAAAGAAATGTAAAGATAAAGAAATAAGAAAAAAAAAATTGAAGCACTCTTAGACGAACTGAGAACAAGAAGAGATAATATAATTTATAAATCCCGTCATAGTGAAACGATAGGGACAACAAACGATAGTGCGTTAGTTAACTAAATAAAAATTATTAAAGGATAGATTATTATGAATTTAAGTTCAATATTTACACCTCTTATGGATAATTTACTTCTTGTAATTGGTGCAATGGTTTCTGTTTTATCATTGATTTGGGCTTCTAAACAGCTTTTAAACTTTCTAGGTTTAGAAAATTTTACTTCAAGAGTAGAAGCTAAAAAACAGATAAAAAGAGAAAATAGACAAGTTAAAATAAATCAATATAAAGCAACTTATCGTAAATCTGAATCTGATAAGAAACAAGCAAAGCTCCAAAAATCAGAAGAGAAAAAAGCACTTAAACAGTATGTGAAATCTCAAAAATTAAAAGTAAAAACAGAGAAAAAACAAAGAGCAAAAAGTGGAAGAGTTATCAATGTTAAAAAAAGACTTGAAAAAAATCCTCCAATAGCTCAAAGAATACCAAAAACTAAAACTTCTTCTAGTTCTAAAAGAACTTCTAGAAGAGAATTTATGACTAAAAAGTATAGAGATACTTTTAGCAATGACCCAAGGTATCACTCGGATTTCTAAATATAGATTTTATTTCAATTTTGCTCTAAGTGGGCGTTACATTACTTAAAGCAGAGTTGTAACGAACTCTAGCTAATTTTATACAAAAGGGGAAATCATGAAAAGATTTCAAAGAATTTCAAAAAAAGTTACTGACAAAATGAGTCAGTCAAAAGTTGCAACTGGTGTTACTGGTGTTGCTCTTGCGAGTACACAATCGTTTGCATTGACTTCAACTGATATTAATTTCGGTACTACTGAGGCTGATATTGGTTTAGTTCTAATCGCAATGATTGGAATTGGTGCTGTCGTTTGGGGTGGTCGTAAACTACTTGGTTTTTTCGGATAATCAAAAGTGAAAAAGTACATCATTAATATTTTTATTTTCCTTATGATTGTTAGTGATGTACAGTCTGCTCCACTTCTTGCAAGTGATATAGACCCTTCAAATGCTAATGAGCAAATAGCTCTTATAGTTACCTCATTAGTTGCCTTTTTAGCCTTTATCATGGGTTCAAAAAGAGTATTAAAGTTTCTAGGATAGATTATGAAAAAGTTTTTTTATATATTTTTATTGTCATTTATATTTAGTACAAATATATATGCTTATGTAAATATGTCTAATGTTGGTGATAGAGCTGATGATTTAGGAATGAGAAAAGAAGATTATACTTATGCTATGGCTATAAGTGGTGCTTTGTGTGGTTCTATGTTTGGACTTTTTCTTTGGAAGGCAAGATAATGCCTAGTTTTTTAGATTTTACAATTATTGGTGACCCTGCTTTTGATTTCTTTTTTTCTATTACAGCATCTATAAATCTTTTGATGTTTATAGCTTTTTCTGTAACTGCTCTTTTTCGTGGTCGAGTTTAGACATGTATTTAAAAACCCTCCTACTATATATTTTATTATTTAGTGTTTCACTTTATTCTTCTATTATTCAAAAAAAAATAATTAATCCTCCAACTATTGAAAAATATAATGTAATTTATAAATCAGGTTGTTCTAATTATAAATTAAAAAATAATAATACATTAGGTGGTGCTTCACAAGGTTCTTGCATTAATGTTGGTTTAGATGGTAAAGATTTTATATCAGCTCAAATGGATTTTATATATTATGAAAGAAATTGTGTTACAGAAAATTCATTTTACATTTCTTTTGAAGTTTATTCATCTTCTACCATACTTTGTAAATATGCTTCTTGTAAAGATGGATTAAAATTTAATACAAAAACCGAACTTTGTGAAGCACCTCCAAAAACTTGTAAAGATAAAGAAAATCAAGTTTTAAATCCTGATACCAATATTTGTGATTGTGCTGATGGTTATGTAAAAAAAGATGATGATTGTCTTTTAGATACAGACGGCGACGGTGACCCTGATATTACCGACCCTGATAAAGATGACCCTGATATTACTAGTGGTGGTGGTTCTCCTGATGGTTCTTGCAAAGGTTTTGCACAAACAAAACATTTTTTTCCTAATTCTCCAAAATTTCCTTATTCTGATTATAAGTATCTTCCATATTATAAAACTATTCCTGGATGTAAATCTTTAGTTTCAAATAATAATAAAGTTGATAGTATATTTTATGTTGATGATAAAGGTAAGGCTTGTGAGCGTTCATATTGTTTTGCACATTATAAAAAAGAACAAAAATGTACTTCTACAGTTGAAAATAGTAAACCTGCGGGTTTTGTTTATATGTCTAATTTAAATAAAGATGAGTGTTACGCCAAGGTTGACGGAATTAGTTATACAAAGGCTTTATATTTCGTTGCCGATTCTCTTACTTGTCCTAATATTGAATATTGTTTTTTAAAGCCTAAAAAAGATTTACCAGACAATCCTAGTCCTGATAATAATACTTCAACTAATCCTTTACCAAATAAGAAGTTAAATAGTATTGATTCTAAAATAAAAATTACTAATGATAAATTGACTGATTTAAATAATAAAGCTACTGATAGAAATAATAAGTTAGATGATTTAAATAATAAAGCTACTGATAGAAATAATAAATTGAATGATTTAAACAATAAAGCTATTGACAGAAATAATAAATTAGGCGATATTATTAAAAATACATCAACTTCAAACAAATCTTTAAAAAGTATTGATGAGTTTATAAAATCAAATAATAAAGGTTTGACAAGTTTGAATGAGACAACTTTAAAAAATAACTCTCAACTTCAAAACATCGCCTCTAATACTAGGAATATTAATGAAAATTTACAAGCAGGATTACTTGGCGATGACCCTTTTGCAAATGTAGATTTAACAGATGATGGTTCTTCAAAGTTTGGTGATTTTAAAAGTGATGTTTCTTCTGCATTTGATAAAACAACTTATTTTAATATTTTTGGTTTAAGTGGAATGTCTGGCGGTTCTATTCCTGAGTATAGCGCGAATATTATGGGTAGTAAAATTACAGTTTTTCACCCTAGTATGCTCAATGGTTTTCCAATGGCTGATATAAGAGCTTTAATCATGTTTTTCTTTGCCCTTATGGGCTTCATTCACACATTTAGGAGCGTTTAAAGATGGCTATACCTTTATTATTGGCTGGATTTAGTGGTATAGCCTCTATTGCTAGTTTTATTATGAAACATCCGTTTGTTTCTAAAATGATGATTTTTGGTGTTTTTACTGCACTTCTAACCCTTGCTTTTACATACTTAAAAAATCTAGTAGCTCCTTACATTGTAGGAAATTCTTTGATGTCTTTAGCTGCTTATTTTGGTGTACTAGATGGGATAAGCATATATATAACAATCTTAGTCGCAGGATTTGGAGTCAAACAAGTTTTAGCGTTTGTAAGGTCTTAATTTAAATATAGGAGTAACAATGTTTAGGTATCTATTTATAATTTTATTTTTGGTGTTTAATCTAAATGCTAGAAGTTTAGTAAATGTAAATTTTTCAAATTTAAAAATCAATGAGTTTATTAAAATAGTTTCAAAGCTAGTTAATAAGAATATTTTAGTTACTGATATTATTGAAGGTCAAGTTAACTTAGTTAGTAATGTCTCGATTTATGATGATGAACTTATAAGCA containing:
- a CDS encoding secretin N-terminal domain-containing protein, giving the protein MFRYLFIILFLVFNLNARSLVNVNFSNLKINEFIKIVSKLVNKNILVTDIIEGQVNLVSNVSIYDDELISILSSVLKSKDYTLIKNGSIYEVIKISKAVKSEANYKGSLKNNSFIVSHLIQIKNNDVDIIASKLKSLTSIHSNLITIKSSNMILISDYPKNINVIKKIIKKIDIKLNNDVFMYEIKNVQAKALLTYLNESSKLLFNDSLKSDKVKILLHEDLNSIIVIGKKSNVLVIEKLIKKFDIESSNNQTLKIFNLKNAKADEVFKALNDIIKNQKFSDESLKPNVSKSDDINSIIVVGVPHIIKALEPLIKELDKEKYQVYVEARIIDINKKNSEDLGIKYNFDGARLLSSGGLLSFSSNFSGIAPIQGLIGKNLSSSLVGDGLALGASIDFLQTNGASKSISNPSILCVNNKESSIYVGKAISLQSGSVSASDSGVTNSYVRTDIGLTLKIIPRVSSSDKVTLEVSIILENIIDDGSNNETGQPVTSKQEINTQTILRHGENIIIGGLVKSYTLDSKSQIPLLGDIPFLGALFRSTSTTKEQDNLVVILTPYIIDNSEKLSQLQKDLGTLSKLQEKYNQEAFNNFEEEGLKDD
- a CDS encoding zonular occludens toxin domain-containing protein, whose translation is MIDYFFGKPRTGKTYRAVDILYNDYVKDENASPKFTNIITNIGGFKFKEINQLFRDRGSKSVAYKLVWRDLYTHLSKLYEMALDDKSDEELNRYAYSHKINDALIILDEASLFMKRYDDVVSWWLAYHGHFKMRIIIIAQSPKQINAEYLVHAEIYYEAQPQSKQLASNKLRYIHYSEPYFVKDNKFSSNTITSNQKIFDLYKSGEVDKPKKMLIRFIIYILIALFISAAFFKFLLYRLSPDTPDTEENQSNSVTSTYEDVDYPPPKSDDYLLSVRCNKRYCWNTDPKYDSKEISLSYFKFIVIKHSLELEYSEIINEVYILTPIEKTLSKSTLSKLTDYYYFIPKELKTKELKQFFISKEVMTNKRKDFSINPFNINTNEENARTSALARTTKSE
- a CDS encoding IS3 family transposase; amino-acid sequence: MSRKRTTYTAEFKTKLVLEVLKEDKTLNEIASVNNITPKNLQNWKKIFLENAEVAMEPAKVIKEYKEENVRLQAKLDEYAKVVGQLTVEKDWAVGKLSSLDSSYKKELIDRDENKALSVVKQCNLINYNRSNLFYAPMVNLAKNVIKKHIEKVFEEIPSYGYMKVYHQLLEDGFRVSPNTVLAYRRELGLQAVLAVRPPNTSWADKQHHKYSYKIRGLDIVRANQVWSTDITYIKIKGGMVYMAAIIDWYSKAILSWRISNTMDTDLVIGVLDEALALYGKPEIFNTDQGSQYTSCIHTQTLKDNDIIISMDGKGRATDNICIERFWRSAKVEKIYLNEYERVSVLKSDVKDYIEFYNHRRFHETLKYKKPMNVYYDSLKINDENYTKSSENVA
- a CDS encoding site-specific integrase — its product is MIKFSHYSKLYLEFKKHELKFSTLDKYTNIIKDRLNPTFGDSDIANIKPSNIKKWLYDIDDVGGKSKRTYLSILSGIMQEALYDEVINRNPVRLVRLPKFDTPKIKPFTADEVNKIMSLAKNDNYRHYLAIAFYTGMRSGEIMALKKSDINFKKQIITVQRTRSRYGESTPKTKYSIRDVPIIKLLEPYITELYKKHDEEYLFITQYKKPYKDNHVFAENFWKKALKELDLEYRRPYNARHTYATNMLYNNLVTPVQLAQLLGHANSQMVFDVYVNYIDSFNENFDRSINIYI